A window of the Desulfopila inferna genome harbors these coding sequences:
- a CDS encoding FliH/SctL family protein, whose product MIKDSNGFVPVKIIAGEIERPPIWEDLAQRLERESEESMRQASQDQPADNRDSGTGADDFSSFDDFSSPETATEDCGDPDQGEIQETQTPSIDIDALTEEYFNKGVQAGIERMESDYGSSIRTLQSACERLNSVHEIILKNSLEEMHNLVLKIAEKVIRHSVASQENTIIRTVDEAIQLAVKSDEFIIRVNPDDFETISSRSADFINGINGLENIIVKSDPAIEQGGCLVESCNCTVDATVASQLELISSAIKQK is encoded by the coding sequence GTGATCAAGGACTCAAACGGGTTTGTTCCCGTCAAAATAATCGCTGGCGAAATTGAGCGCCCCCCGATCTGGGAGGATCTTGCCCAACGGCTAGAAAGGGAAAGCGAGGAATCGATGCGGCAGGCCAGTCAAGACCAACCGGCAGACAACCGGGACTCAGGCACCGGTGCAGACGATTTCTCATCGTTCGATGATTTCTCCTCTCCGGAAACGGCGACTGAAGACTGTGGCGATCCGGACCAAGGGGAAATACAAGAGACCCAAACGCCCTCAATTGATATAGACGCTTTAACCGAAGAATATTTCAATAAAGGAGTACAGGCAGGTATCGAACGGATGGAAAGCGATTACGGCTCAAGTATCAGGACCCTCCAGTCGGCCTGCGAACGACTCAATTCCGTGCATGAAATCATCCTTAAAAACAGTCTTGAGGAAATGCACAACCTGGTTCTGAAAATTGCCGAAAAGGTTATCCGGCACTCGGTAGCTTCACAGGAAAATACTATTATCAGAACCGTGGATGAAGCGATTCAGCTGGCGGTAAAATCTGATGAATTCATCATTAGAGTAAACCCGGATGATTTTGAAACAATCAGCTCCCGTTCGGCAGATTTTATCAACGGCATAAACGGTCTGGAAAACATCATTGTAAAATCCGATCCGGCAATCGAACAGGGCGGCTGTCTTGTGGAGTCATGCAATTGCACGGTGGATGCAACAGTGGCAAGTCAACTGGAACTTATTTCAAGTGCAATCAAGCAGAAATGA
- a CDS encoding FliI/YscN family ATPase, whose amino-acid sequence MPLKPSSLENLQTIKVYGKVTRIVGLVIEGHCPNSTIGSLCRISTLDKDSGIYAEVVGFRDSRALLMPLGTVRGLGPGSTIRVIRDAATIKVGDNLLGRVIDAMEEPQDGLPVPLLSTEMSLYADPPGPMERKNITDPLDLGIRAINGLLTCGMGQRMGIMAGSGIGKSVLLGMMSKYARADVNVIALIGERGREVREFIERDLGKEGLARSVIVVVTSDQSPLLRMRGAFVATTIAEFFCRKGKNVLLMMDSVTRFAMAMREIGLAVGEPPTTKGYTPSVFATLPRLLERAGRFRDQGSITGLYTVLVEGDDMTEPVADSVRSILDGHIVLSRDIAARNHYPAIDVLNSASRVMRDIVTARHLELSGKARSILATYAEAEDLINIGAYTGGSNSQIDLAISKIEAVNSFLQQSFDESTSLETTREELGILLNERKGEQPFQKRRKNDR is encoded by the coding sequence ATGCCATTAAAGCCATCCTCTCTTGAGAACCTGCAAACCATAAAGGTGTATGGCAAAGTGACCAGGATAGTCGGCCTGGTCATAGAGGGACACTGCCCGAATTCCACCATCGGATCTCTTTGCCGGATTTCCACTCTGGATAAGGATTCCGGAATATATGCCGAAGTTGTCGGATTTAGAGATTCCCGAGCCCTGCTAATGCCGCTGGGGACAGTTCGTGGCCTTGGTCCAGGAAGTACAATACGGGTCATCAGGGATGCTGCTACCATCAAAGTAGGCGATAATCTTCTCGGCAGGGTCATAGACGCCATGGAAGAGCCCCAGGATGGCTTGCCTGTCCCCCTGCTCAGTACGGAGATGAGCCTCTATGCCGATCCTCCCGGACCGATGGAGAGAAAAAATATAACCGACCCTCTCGATCTGGGGATCAGAGCGATCAATGGCCTGCTGACCTGCGGTATGGGACAGCGTATGGGAATAATGGCGGGATCGGGCATAGGCAAAAGCGTCCTTCTGGGAATGATGTCAAAATACGCCCGTGCTGACGTCAATGTTATTGCCCTGATAGGAGAGCGCGGCCGGGAAGTGCGTGAATTTATCGAACGGGATCTGGGAAAAGAAGGTCTGGCACGCTCTGTTATCGTGGTAGTTACTTCAGACCAATCCCCGCTTTTGAGAATGAGAGGGGCATTTGTCGCCACCACCATTGCCGAATTCTTCTGCAGGAAAGGCAAGAATGTGCTTCTGATGATGGATTCCGTTACCCGATTTGCCATGGCAATGCGGGAAATTGGTCTTGCCGTGGGCGAACCGCCGACCACCAAAGGCTATACTCCCTCGGTATTTGCCACCTTGCCCCGACTCCTGGAAAGGGCCGGACGTTTTCGTGACCAGGGGTCGATCACCGGACTCTACACCGTTCTGGTCGAAGGTGATGATATGACTGAACCGGTCGCTGATTCGGTCAGATCAATACTTGACGGACATATTGTTCTCTCCCGGGATATTGCCGCCAGAAATCATTATCCCGCAATCGACGTGCTCAACTCCGCCAGCAGGGTTATGCGGGATATTGTCACCGCCAGACACCTCGAACTCTCCGGCAAGGCAAGAAGCATCCTGGCCACCTACGCAGAGGCCGAAGATCTGATTAATATCGGTGCCTATACCGGCGGCTCCAACTCTCAGATCGATTTGGCCATCAGCAAGATCGAGGCAGTTAATTCTTTCCTGCAGCAGTCTTTTGACGAATCAACCTCGCTGGAAACCACCAGGGAAGAACTCGGCATTCTTCTTAATGAACGCAAGGGTGAGCAGCCTTTTCAAAAACGAAGAAAAAATGACCGCTGA
- the fliJ gene encoding flagellar export protein FliJ, translated as MKPFSLTAVLQYRRQLEDSAATRLVHAQLELQAKQQEYDELVDRYTKLLARLDQLQDGGITVEDLLQYENHLSWLKGQQKKVADELHSATVKVSQKRRLVVDRRRDKKILEKLKDKQNREWRQYLEKKEAAQLDEIAVLAHDRDQQKT; from the coding sequence ATGAAGCCTTTTTCCCTGACCGCAGTTCTTCAATACCGCAGGCAGCTGGAAGATTCAGCTGCAACCAGACTCGTTCATGCTCAGCTTGAGCTCCAGGCAAAGCAGCAGGAGTATGACGAACTAGTGGACCGCTATACCAAGCTCCTTGCCCGCCTCGACCAATTACAGGACGGCGGAATTACGGTAGAGGATCTACTGCAATATGAGAATCATCTCAGCTGGCTTAAAGGACAGCAGAAAAAAGTTGCCGATGAGCTTCATTCAGCCACCGTGAAAGTAAGCCAAAAGCGGCGTCTTGTTGTTGACAGACGACGCGACAAAAAGATCCTCGAAAAATTGAAAGACAAACAGAATCGTGAATGGCGGCAGTATCTGGAAAAGAAAGAAGCGGCACAGCTTGACGAAATTGCAGTTCTAGCCCATGACCGCGATCAGCAGAAAACATGA
- a CDS encoding MotE family protein, whose product MKMFRELQKYIFLTALLFFISTVPCAGEEVTDDQSYQSVEERRIYALMQEEREKVFQEKKDLELREKELKTLELSVDKKLAEIDKRLAELKNMRNKIEALLAEKSTEEKKRIKDLSAIYEKMAPQRAALAMSGMAPNLATELLANMKPKAAAEVLDMLNKQTTSELSTVFTTIQIE is encoded by the coding sequence ATGAAAATGTTCCGAGAGTTACAAAAGTATATATTCCTGACTGCATTGCTCTTTTTCATCTCGACCGTGCCCTGTGCTGGCGAGGAAGTTACTGATGATCAATCGTATCAGTCGGTGGAGGAAAGGCGAATATATGCGCTGATGCAGGAAGAGCGCGAAAAAGTCTTTCAGGAGAAGAAAGATTTAGAATTACGAGAAAAGGAACTAAAGACTCTGGAATTATCAGTCGATAAGAAGCTTGCAGAGATAGATAAAAGACTCGCTGAGTTAAAAAATATGCGCAACAAGATCGAAGCGCTGTTGGCGGAAAAATCAACTGAAGAGAAAAAGCGAATAAAGGATTTGAGCGCCATCTATGAAAAGATGGCTCCACAGCGAGCGGCACTTGCAATGTCCGGAATGGCTCCTAATCTGGCCACCGAGCTCTTGGCAAATATGAAACCAAAGGCAGCTGCCGAAGTCCTGGACATGCTGAACAAACAGACAACATCAGAACTGAGTACCGTATTTACAACCATACAAATAGAGTGA
- a CDS encoding flagellar hook-length control protein FliK — MEAFAVAPAPPQARPSKSSPNTEPKDGESSFAPKLSKAIDDKAKLQETKDPSTFKSIDSSPEKTTAAKEESRDSHLNEEEDPAGTTEFRYPDESILPFDIQQIGNVLPAEQPQRGVDGRPARFSSAAAANGISISGKHEFSTQPYSPILPSPADRDAVIKLIIPADLSTRAGLRTGAGKTAIFNSSSMAVKPVAMAPSQPLFQSQDSASALNLLQINDSISMSRGNERVPTSLLQNNLPLPTAEIPSGPAAPPLSAEKIIAGLTEIPVQLKGTSLRDNALSLRREISSPQLFEAQIQNLDSGNSRNNQQLLDSGSEAPAQPTLSSPMKSGENSESSFSQSLSNLSTDKSQSLGETMRPGTLIFTQPAHENAVLQQVAQKFRISPNLQDSKLVLKLHPAELGSLKIDIQLKDGAISASILAQSQNVLEILEKNLPRLKALMEDQGLSVGEIAISLDSDVPADHNLFEDQLARENTSFSSPDNSRSGLSFELEQEIEEGKVAGISSQSGVNVKI, encoded by the coding sequence ATGGAAGCATTCGCCGTCGCCCCCGCACCACCTCAAGCTCGTCCATCAAAGAGCAGCCCAAATACCGAGCCCAAAGACGGCGAATCCTCCTTCGCTCCCAAGCTAAGCAAGGCAATCGACGACAAAGCAAAGTTACAGGAAACTAAGGATCCCAGCACCTTTAAAAGCATAGATTCAAGCCCTGAGAAAACAACGGCGGCCAAGGAAGAGAGCAGAGACAGTCATCTCAACGAAGAAGAAGATCCTGCCGGAACTACTGAATTCAGATATCCAGATGAGTCAATACTCCCTTTTGATATACAACAGATTGGCAATGTGTTGCCGGCTGAGCAACCGCAAAGAGGAGTTGATGGCCGTCCTGCTCGGTTTTCATCTGCTGCTGCCGCCAATGGAATTTCCATATCGGGAAAGCACGAGTTCTCCACCCAGCCATATTCCCCCATTTTGCCTTCACCTGCAGATCGGGATGCCGTCATAAAACTCATTATACCCGCTGATCTTTCGACAAGAGCGGGATTACGAACTGGAGCGGGGAAAACAGCAATATTCAACTCATCCTCCATGGCTGTAAAACCTGTAGCCATGGCTCCTTCTCAGCCACTCTTTCAGTCACAGGACTCCGCCTCTGCATTGAATCTTTTGCAGATTAACGATTCCATCAGCATGTCGCGAGGGAATGAGCGGGTGCCTACCTCATTACTGCAAAACAATTTACCGCTGCCCACTGCGGAAATACCTTCGGGACCTGCCGCACCTCCCCTTTCAGCCGAAAAAATTATTGCAGGACTTACGGAAATACCTGTTCAGCTGAAAGGCACATCGTTGAGAGACAATGCCTTGTCACTGCGCCGTGAAATTAGCAGCCCTCAGCTTTTCGAGGCACAAATTCAGAACCTTGATTCAGGCAATTCCCGGAATAACCAGCAACTTCTTGACTCCGGCAGTGAAGCGCCGGCACAACCCACCCTTTCCTCTCCGATGAAATCAGGCGAAAATTCAGAATCATCCTTTTCACAGTCACTGAGCAATCTCTCAACGGACAAGAGCCAAAGTCTCGGTGAGACCATGCGTCCAGGAACTTTAATATTTACCCAGCCTGCCCATGAGAATGCTGTGCTGCAGCAGGTTGCACAGAAATTTCGAATCTCACCCAACCTGCAGGATTCAAAGCTGGTGTTGAAACTTCATCCTGCGGAGCTTGGCAGTCTGAAAATCGACATCCAGCTGAAAGATGGGGCCATCAGCGCCAGCATTCTGGCACAGTCTCAAAACGTTCTGGAGATACTGGAAAAAAATCTGCCTAGATTAAAAGCGTTAATGGAAGACCAGGGCCTTTCTGTTGGAGAAATTGCTATCAGCCTTGATTCCGATGTACCTGCGGATCATAACCTTTTTGAAGATCAACTCGCCCGGGAAAACACCTCCTTTTCCAGTCCCGACAACTCACGATCAGGGCTCTCCTTTGAGTTGGAGCAGGAGATTGAAGAGGGCAAGGTAGCCGGAATATCTTCTCAGTCTGGTGTAAACGTAAAAATTTAG
- a CDS encoding flagellar hook assembly protein FlgD, whose product MSYINNLFPSPATTPIAAEGTKKSTDIMGKEDFLTLLVAQLQNQDPLNPDDPTEFTSQLAQFSSLEQLFTLNESMENLVTSNANADRFATLQTIGKNVVYHDSKFEYDGNGEIELGYQLDGEVTQAEITIQKNGATIAVIDGTELTKGNHFLAWDGMTDSGTQAEKGSYTFAVSVKATEGESVAAAPLIKSEVTGVDLTGEYGGKLLTMAGEVSFASILGVYDKGYTTDNEGVDEGEG is encoded by the coding sequence ATGAGTTACATCAATAATCTGTTTCCTTCTCCGGCAACAACTCCAATCGCTGCCGAAGGTACCAAAAAATCAACCGATATCATGGGCAAAGAGGATTTCCTTACTTTGCTTGTAGCTCAGTTGCAGAACCAGGATCCCCTCAACCCCGATGATCCGACGGAGTTTACCTCCCAACTTGCACAATTCAGCTCGCTCGAGCAGCTTTTCACACTCAACGAGTCTATGGAAAATCTGGTTACATCCAATGCCAATGCAGACCGTTTTGCAACATTGCAAACCATCGGCAAAAACGTGGTCTATCATGACAGCAAGTTTGAATATGATGGAAACGGAGAAATTGAACTGGGCTATCAGCTTGACGGTGAAGTAACGCAGGCAGAAATAACCATTCAAAAGAATGGTGCCACGATTGCCGTTATTGATGGTACTGAACTGACAAAAGGGAATCATTTTCTTGCCTGGGACGGCATGACCGACTCCGGCACTCAAGCCGAGAAGGGATCATATACCTTTGCTGTTTCAGTGAAAGCGACAGAGGGAGAAAGTGTGGCTGCAGCCCCATTGATAAAATCCGAGGTAACCGGTGTTGATCTTACCGGTGAATATGGCGGCAAATTGCTGACCATGGCGGGTGAGGTTTCTTTTGCATCAATTCTCGGGGTCTACGACAAAGGCTATACCACCGATAACGAGGGCGTCGATGAAGGCGAAGGATAA